The Podospora bellae-mahoneyi strain CBS 112042 chromosome 7, whole genome shotgun sequence genomic sequence GCCGcggcttctccctcccctggACGATAAACGacggcttcttctcccttcCCAATCTCTCCCAACCCGTTTTGGTgttccaccccctccgggACATCCTCCGCAAGGAACTAGTCGAGTTCACCAAGCTCACCTCCCCGCCTTTGACGGGACTGATCCCTGACGTGGAAAAGAGCAACAACCCTGAGGCTCATCAGGTGCTGAACCACAAGGATTTGAGCATCGAGGAGGTCATGACGAGGTATTTTGCCGATGTGGAGAGGAGTTACCCCAGTGTGGTTGCCAATGTTGCTAGGACGAGcgcgaggttggtgaggataTTTGATGAGGACAGAAAGGGGTGTGGGCTTTGTGGGATGCcgatggatggggagggggatgagaggtggagaggggagctgggggagggggatgtgggcgatgaggagggggggacggaggagggggaaagacggaggagagaggggaggaggtggttgtgttATGGGTGTCAGAGGAGTGCTTTGGGGTAGGGTACTTGTTCAATCACAGATAtggagggagagaaaaaagcatCAGTAGAATGAGATCAAAAAAGCACCAGTAAAATGAGATCACTGGTTCACACGATCTCTGGTCATCTTTCCCCATCCATCCGTCCCCTTTTGTCTATATCTTATGTACACAATCGCTTTTGTATAGAGAGATtgccccccccaccccaatccccccccaGTCCATATCCACACACAATGgtatcatcaacaacaacaacaacaacacgccATGATTACCCCCACCAAACTTTGACAAGTGTATCAACACAAAACCCCGCTCTCCGCTCTATCCCTGACGCCCAAAGGGCAGACAGGATCAACACAGCAAATATCCTCCAGCCCAGCCAAGATTCCAGAAATCTCAAAGACGACGGGGGGATTGATCCATGAGGGGCGTCGAGTGTAAAAATGTCTTCATTTTTCAAAaaagtcaccaccaccgtccatccacaaacaaccaacccattGAAGGAAAGCTCGCCCACCCAAAAAACAAAGCCGAAAAGATATAAACGCCGTATCTAATgcgggaaagaaaaagagaaaaaagaaagcagaAACAGGATGTAAGCGCTAAAATCATGCCGTCTAAATCGATTGTGTTTCTGGTGGCGAGAGGATCCtctcctcgagcttcttcatcAACTTGTTGGTCTGCTCGGCCAAGCTGAGCGTCAGGATGGTGTGCGGCAGGATCCTGGCCAGATGTGGGAACACGCCCTTGTAGATGGCGAAGAAGCCCTCCGTCTTGATCGTCTTGGCCAGGCAGTCAAAGACGCCCTTGTAGAGGTTGCCATTCTGGTTGTAGAGGCGGGACATGATTGTGTCTGTGTCGAATCTCATAGTCAGCATTGGCTTTGCAAGGGGGAGATCTGCAAAGGGGCGGAAGAAACATACCAGGAGGATGCATAACAACACAAACCACAAACCCACTAGCCGTACTGCTCGCCAGATGCAGCggcgccccctcctccatcccaagGTGCTTCTGCAACCTCCTCTTTGCGAAAAAGTACGTAGGCAGCTGCACTGAGCTCCCAAACCCCGTCCTGATCATCGCCGCCCCAACACCCCTatacaaccccctcaccccctccgccctgAAAATCTGGCTCAACCCATCCAGCGCATTCCTGTACCGATGCTGCGTCCCCACCGGCAAAAAAGGCGAGAAGCTCTGCAGCCTCGTCTTGACCAGAAAGAACGGGCTCCCTGCCGCGGCGCCCATGATGCCAGACGCCGCGCCGCAAAACATGTTGATGCCCAGGTTCTGCTTGGCCGCGTCGTTGAGCATCAGCTTCGCCAGCCCGGCGCGCATGGGCTCGTAGAAGCCTAGCCGGCAgccgttgaggaggaccTGGTAGATGTAGGCGCACCCGATGCCGCGGTAGATGCCCCGGATGCCTTCGTTTCGGACAATGACAGAGACGCCGTGGAGGGGGCCGCGGTagtggtgaggttggtggccTTTGGTCTGGAGCTCGCCCTGGAGCTGCATGCGGATCTTGACTGTTTCGAAGGGGTGGGTGGCCGTTACGGCTCCGCAGGCGGCGATTCCGCCTGCTATGAAGGCGCTTTAGGACGGGAGGGGACATGTTAgagctctctttctctcttgtgAGGTAGGTATGTGTATGACGGAAAACCTACCCAGCTGTTGTCGACATTGTGCAAGCGAGTAGTGTTGGGCTATCTTCTTTTGTGCAGAAGCTCTACGAAGTGTTGTCTGACAACAAGTTTGACCGAGGGGTAGTGGTGCTTGGTTCGCGGTTATAATTATTTCACGGCTTGAAGCGGCCAGCGAACCTGGTAAGAACCAATGCCGGGTCTGGTGCCGGTTGTCGGAGCCCAAATACTTCTCGGTGCTGCGATTCCTTAGGGAAGGAGGGACGCGGGTCGAACGAGGGTCGAGGTCCCCGGTGGCAGCACCACTCTCTCTTCAACTTCACGATAGGTACAAAAGGTCGCGGGTAGGCTTGAGACGACGGGGAAAAGAGTAAATAGAGATAGACTGATACTAGGACCTTTGAAAAACGGGCGGGTGAAACAATGGGGACTAGGATAGTGAGAGGACCGCTTTTACCCGGAACATCGTCTGGACTCGCACGCTGACTCGATTATGGTTAAACTGGGACTGCGTGTCACTATGTCACTGTGTCACCGTGTCACGCAATGCTGTTGGGGGTTTCAACTGGGAAGGTACAGCTGTACCTATCCCGGCAGCTCGCCATGAGCGGCGATATGGGAAAACTGCGGAGTCGGAGCTCAACAGGAAGGGATTTCGCGGGATTTGTTCCTCGCTGTCAGGTCTTCGCGATGCAGGGTCAAAGACTTGGGAGCTCCGGCTTTcggggagggatggtgggCGGGTGGACGGCTGTCGGGCGGTTTGAGCTGGGGAACTGGGAACCCTGGCCTTTGACAGGTGTGGATCTCAGGGCCGCTTGCGGTGTGGG encodes the following:
- the OAC1 gene encoding Mitochondrial oxaloacetate carrier protein (EggNog:ENOG503NV90; BUSCO:EOG09263OCO; COG:C), producing the protein MSTTAGAFIAGGIAACGAVTATHPFETVKIRMQLQGELQTKGHQPHHYRGPLHGVSVIVRNEGIRGIYRGIGCAYIYQVLLNGCRLGFYEPMRAGLAKLMLNDAAKQNLGINMFCGAASGIMGAAAGSPFFLVKTRLQSFSPFLPVGTQHRYRNALDGLSQIFRAEGVRGLYRGVGAAMIRTGFGSSVQLPTYFFAKRRLQKHLGMEEGAPLHLASSTASGFVVCVVMHPPDTIMSRLYNQNGNLYKGVFDCLAKTIKTEGFFAIYKGVFPHLARILPHTILTLSLAEQTNKLMKKLEERILSPPETQSI